One segment of Geomonas ferrireducens DNA contains the following:
- a CDS encoding Rne/Rng family ribonuclease, with protein sequence MGNELVINTTSHETRIALIENGTIAELYVERSRVKGIIGNIYKGRVVRVLPGMQAAFVDIGLEKAAFLYVADVFDAMDEYDSYIEPEQGEEPVPHPLHPIEDLLQEGQELLVQISKEPIGTKGARITAHISLPGRHLVYMPTVDHVGISRRIEDEVERERLKEIVDRIKPVGGGFIVRTVSEGKSEEDLVADLHYLTKLWDEIAKKKDKGGAPSLIHSDLDVTQKVVRDILTESVERIVVDSKPEHDKIVQFISTFMPKMKYSIELYDEEEPIFDHFGLEVEISRALGRKVWLKSGGYIIIEQTEALTAIDVNTGRYVGKHNLEDTILKTNLEAVKEIAYQLRLRNLGGIIIIDFIDMEKEVNREKVYGALEEALKSDKSKTNILKISELGLVEMTRKRVRESLGRMMCEPCPYCEGRGYVKSKITVCHEIFRELRREMLDIRGTKVMLTVHPQVADLLYDEERRGLEELEKNFKKRITVRAKPGFHQEQFEVAVT encoded by the coding sequence CGCGCTCATCGAAAACGGCACCATCGCGGAGCTGTACGTCGAGAGGAGCAGGGTGAAGGGGATCATCGGCAACATCTACAAGGGTAGGGTGGTCCGGGTGCTGCCGGGCATGCAGGCGGCGTTCGTGGACATCGGGCTGGAAAAGGCGGCCTTTCTCTACGTGGCGGACGTCTTCGACGCCATGGACGAGTACGACAGTTACATCGAGCCGGAGCAGGGTGAGGAGCCGGTGCCGCATCCGCTGCACCCGATCGAGGATCTCCTCCAGGAAGGACAGGAACTCTTGGTGCAGATCTCGAAGGAACCGATCGGAACCAAGGGGGCGCGCATCACGGCGCACATCTCTCTCCCCGGGCGTCACCTGGTCTACATGCCGACCGTAGACCACGTCGGCATCTCCCGGCGCATCGAGGACGAGGTGGAGCGTGAGCGCCTCAAAGAGATCGTCGACCGCATCAAGCCGGTCGGCGGCGGCTTCATCGTCCGCACCGTCTCGGAGGGAAAGAGCGAGGAAGACCTGGTCGCCGACCTCCACTACCTCACCAAACTCTGGGACGAGATAGCCAAGAAGAAGGACAAGGGAGGTGCGCCGAGCCTGATCCATTCGGACCTCGACGTCACCCAGAAGGTGGTGCGCGACATCCTCACCGAGTCGGTTGAACGCATCGTCGTCGACTCGAAGCCCGAGCACGACAAGATCGTCCAGTTCATCAGCACCTTCATGCCGAAGATGAAGTACTCCATCGAGCTTTACGACGAGGAGGAGCCGATTTTCGACCACTTCGGCCTCGAGGTGGAGATCAGTCGCGCCCTCGGCCGCAAGGTCTGGCTGAAATCGGGCGGCTACATCATCATCGAGCAGACCGAGGCGCTCACCGCCATCGATGTCAACACCGGGCGCTACGTCGGCAAGCACAACCTCGAAGACACCATCCTGAAGACCAACCTCGAGGCGGTCAAGGAGATCGCCTACCAGCTGCGCTTGAGAAACCTGGGCGGCATCATCATCATCGACTTCATCGACATGGAGAAGGAGGTGAACCGGGAGAAGGTCTACGGCGCGCTCGAGGAGGCGCTCAAGAGCGACAAGTCGAAGACCAACATCCTCAAGATCTCGGAACTGGGCCTCGTGGAGATGACCCGGAAGCGCGTGCGCGAGAGCCTCGGGCGCATGATGTGCGAGCCCTGCCCTTACTGCGAGGGACGCGGCTACGTGAAGTCCAAGATCACCGTATGCCACGAGATCTTCCGCGAACTGCGCCGCGAGATGCTGGACATCCGGGGGACCAAGGTGATGCTCACCGTGCACCCGCAGGTGGCCGACCTCCTCTACGACGAGGAGCGCCGCGGTCTTGAGGAGCTGGAGAAGAACTTCAAGAAGCGGATCACGGTCCGCGCGAAGCCCGGTTTCCACCAGGAACAGTTCGAAGTAGCCGTAACCTAA
- the atpB gene encoding F0F1 ATP synthase subunit A, which yields MVHPFLFLQFFRELLHPLGFSEAGADAVVYTWLLMLGLVLLSIAATKRLQAVPSGLQNFMEVIVGGIENMLVETMGEHGRPFFPLVATLALFILVSNLMGLIPGFFPPTANINTTAACAVVVFVTTHIVGVKHHGAAYIKHFLGPIAWLAPMMFFIEVIGHLSRVISLTLRLFGNMNGHELVLIIFFGLAPFLVPLPMMLMGVLVSFIQAFVFMLLAMIYIQGSLEHAH from the coding sequence ATGGTTCATCCGTTTTTATTCCTTCAGTTCTTCCGCGAGTTGCTCCACCCCCTCGGCTTTTCCGAGGCAGGTGCGGACGCCGTAGTCTACACCTGGCTGCTCATGCTCGGCCTGGTGCTTCTGTCCATCGCGGCAACCAAGAGGCTGCAGGCGGTTCCCTCCGGCCTCCAGAACTTCATGGAAGTGATCGTGGGCGGCATCGAGAACATGCTGGTGGAGACTATGGGCGAGCACGGCCGCCCGTTCTTCCCGCTGGTGGCCACCCTGGCCCTTTTCATCCTGGTGTCCAACCTGATGGGCCTCATCCCGGGCTTCTTCCCGCCGACCGCCAACATCAACACCACCGCGGCCTGCGCGGTCGTCGTGTTCGTCACCACCCACATCGTGGGCGTGAAGCACCACGGTGCCGCTTACATCAAGCACTTCCTGGGCCCCATCGCCTGGCTGGCACCGATGATGTTCTTCATCGAGGTGATCGGTCACCTGAGCCGCGTTATCTCGCTCACCCTGCGTCTCTTCGGTAACATGAACGGCCACGAGCTCGTCCTGATCATCTTCTTCGGTCTGGCTCCGTTCCTGGTACCGCTGCCGATGATGCTGATGGGCGTCCTGGTCTCCTTCATCCAGGCCTTCGTCTTCATGCTCCTGGCGATGATCTACATCCAGGGCTCGCTGGAGCACGCGCACTAA
- a CDS encoding winged helix-turn-helix domain-containing protein: MTDHSRDESCGQDGAGESRTGAARPRLCVRSKIWIELDGEPVLGQGRLELLRLVGKSGSINAAAKEMGIPYRKAWTYIDSMEKRLGFPLVLRSKGGSGGGVSTLTAEAESLLQKFEALQKGFAELVNGKFADLGFAL, translated from the coding sequence ATGACGGACCACAGCCGCGATGAGAGCTGCGGACAGGATGGAGCAGGGGAGAGCCGGACCGGCGCCGCTCGTCCGCGACTCTGCGTCCGTTCCAAGATCTGGATCGAACTGGATGGGGAGCCGGTGCTGGGTCAGGGGCGGCTCGAGCTGCTGCGACTGGTGGGGAAAAGCGGTTCCATAAACGCCGCCGCGAAGGAGATGGGGATCCCCTACCGCAAGGCATGGACCTACATCGACTCCATGGAGAAACGGCTCGGCTTTCCGCTTGTGCTTCGCTCCAAGGGGGGGAGCGGCGGTGGAGTGTCGACGCTCACAGCCGAGGCGGAAAGCCTGCTCCAGAAGTTCGAAGCGCTGCAAAAGGGGTTCGCAGAGCTCGTGAACGGCAAGTTCGCCGACCTGGGGTTCGCCCTATGA
- a CDS encoding ATP synthase subunit I, translated as MTGPTRINESNIFSWLVRGSLLLSGVFGAAGALLVSPRFGVSLFAGGMLAIANFFWIRNGLEAALRLQPRNASRFAVLRYILRLAIMAALLYLAIVVLKADIFGLLIGLSVLVINIIAFSIYLSTRKGG; from the coding sequence ATGACGGGTCCGACAAGGATAAACGAGAGTAACATCTTCTCCTGGCTGGTGCGTGGGAGCCTCCTTCTGAGCGGGGTTTTCGGAGCCGCCGGTGCCTTGCTGGTCTCACCGAGGTTCGGAGTTTCGCTCTTCGCCGGCGGCATGCTCGCCATCGCGAACTTCTTCTGGATCCGCAACGGCCTGGAAGCGGCGCTCCGCCTGCAGCCACGCAACGCCTCGCGTTTCGCCGTGCTGCGTTACATCCTGCGACTGGCCATCATGGCGGCGCTTTTGTACCTGGCGATCGTGGTCCTCAAGGCAGACATCTTCGGCCTTTTGATCGGACTTTCGGTCCTCGTGATCAACATAATCGCTTTTTCGATATATTTGTCGACCCGTAAAGGAGGCTAG
- the purT gene encoding formate-dependent phosphoribosylglycinamide formyltransferase, whose protein sequence is MIGTPLKTGATRMMLLGSGELGKEVAIEAQRFGIEVVAVDRYANAPAMQIAHRSHVIDMLSREELDRVVRLENPAYIVPEIEAINTEYLLELEKEGFNVIPTARAANLTMNREGIRRLAAEELGLPTAAYRFATSMEEFAEAVAAIGLPCVVKPIMSSSGKGQSVLRDAADMERSFRYAIEGARGASNKVIVEEFIPFDYEITLLTVRHVGGTNFCPPIGHRQIDGDYHESWQPTPMVPAVLAEAQRQAEAVTAALGGRGIFGVEFFVTGKKVWFSEVSPRPHDTGMVTMVSQNLSEFELHVRAILGLPVPEVESLGCAASHVILAEDVAVEVAFEGVAEALAMPASKLRLFGKPDTRKGRRMGVALVLGKDCDDARAKAEQAAHCVRIVKR, encoded by the coding sequence ATGATCGGTACGCCGCTGAAGACAGGTGCGACGAGGATGATGCTTTTGGGCTCGGGGGAGCTCGGCAAGGAAGTGGCCATCGAGGCCCAGAGGTTCGGGATCGAGGTGGTGGCGGTGGACCGCTACGCGAACGCGCCGGCGATGCAGATCGCTCATAGAAGCCACGTGATCGACATGCTGAGCCGTGAGGAGCTGGACCGGGTGGTGCGCCTGGAAAACCCCGCCTACATCGTCCCGGAGATCGAGGCGATCAACACCGAATACCTCCTGGAGCTCGAAAAGGAAGGTTTCAACGTCATCCCGACCGCGCGTGCCGCGAACCTCACCATGAACCGGGAGGGGATCCGCAGGCTCGCAGCCGAGGAGCTAGGCCTCCCGACCGCGGCGTACCGTTTCGCCACCAGCATGGAGGAGTTCGCCGAGGCCGTAGCCGCCATCGGACTTCCCTGCGTGGTGAAGCCGATCATGAGCTCTTCGGGCAAGGGGCAGAGCGTCCTGCGCGACGCGGCTGACATGGAGCGCTCCTTCCGCTACGCCATCGAGGGGGCGCGCGGCGCCTCCAACAAGGTGATCGTCGAAGAGTTCATCCCGTTCGATTACGAGATCACCCTCCTCACCGTGCGCCACGTGGGCGGCACTAACTTCTGCCCCCCGATTGGCCACCGCCAGATCGACGGCGACTACCACGAGTCGTGGCAGCCGACCCCCATGGTTCCCGCCGTGCTTGCCGAGGCGCAGCGCCAGGCCGAGGCGGTGACCGCGGCCCTTGGCGGACGCGGCATCTTCGGCGTCGAATTCTTCGTGACCGGCAAAAAGGTCTGGTTCTCAGAGGTCTCCCCCCGTCCCCACGACACCGGGATGGTCACCATGGTCTCCCAGAACCTCTCCGAATTCGAGTTGCACGTACGCGCCATCCTGGGGCTTCCTGTCCCTGAGGTGGAGAGCCTTGGCTGCGCTGCGTCGCACGTCATTTTGGCGGAGGATGTTGCCGTTGAGGTTGCTTTCGAAGGGGTTGCCGAGGCGCTCGCCATGCCGGCGAGCAAGCTGCGACTTTTCGGCAAGCCGGACACCAGGAAGGGGCGTCGCATGGGCGTGGCCCTGGTCCTCGGCAAGGATTGTGACGATGCGAGGGCGAAGGCCGAGCAGGCGGCGCACTGCGTGAGGATCGTGAAGCGCTAG
- a CDS encoding phosphatase, whose translation MKIIADMHTHTLASGHAYSTINELANAAAQAGLRGLAVTDHGPGLPGGPHRFHFCAMRFVPATISGVRIFRGIEANILDHTGRLDLEPDVLETLDYVMAGFHEDCGICGQDRARNTKTLLAVMENPLVKCISHPGNPVFPLDYEEIVMGALATDTALELNNSSLSAVSRKGSEGNCTEIARLCARIGARVMIGSDAHICQGVGVFDEALKLATAAGIAEGQVVNASWERLLDFLGIKE comes from the coding sequence ATGAAAATCATAGCCGACATGCACACTCACACGCTCGCTTCAGGGCACGCTTACTCCACCATCAACGAACTGGCTAATGCCGCCGCACAGGCGGGGCTGCGCGGCCTCGCTGTGACCGACCACGGTCCGGGGCTCCCCGGCGGGCCGCACCGCTTCCATTTCTGCGCCATGCGCTTCGTCCCGGCCACCATCTCCGGCGTCCGTATCTTCCGCGGCATCGAGGCGAACATCCTCGATCACACCGGTAGACTCGACCTCGAGCCGGACGTCCTGGAGACGCTCGACTACGTCATGGCCGGCTTCCACGAGGACTGCGGCATCTGCGGCCAGGACCGCGCACGCAACACGAAGACCCTCCTCGCCGTGATGGAAAACCCGCTGGTAAAATGCATCTCCCACCCGGGCAATCCCGTCTTCCCGCTCGACTACGAGGAGATCGTGATGGGTGCGCTCGCGACCGACACGGCGCTCGAGCTGAACAACTCTTCGCTCTCGGCGGTGAGCCGCAAGGGGAGCGAAGGGAACTGCACCGAGATCGCTCGTCTCTGCGCACGGATCGGGGCGCGGGTAATGATAGGAAGCGACGCGCACATCTGCCAGGGTGTCGGGGTGTTTGACGAGGCGCTGAAGCTGGCGACTGCTGCGGGCATTGCCGAGGGACAGGTGGTGAACGCCTCGTGGGAGCGGCTGCTTGATTTCCTCGGGATCAAGGAATAG
- a CDS encoding AtpZ/AtpI family protein, whose translation MEQEKKNLLRTLGMISTMGIAFAVAIAIGVFVGLKLDHWLGTDPWFFFIFMFFGIAAGFRNIFILAGKELRDDGSDKDKRE comes from the coding sequence ATGGAACAAGAAAAGAAGAACCTGCTCAGGACCCTGGGCATGATCTCCACCATGGGGATCGCGTTCGCGGTGGCCATCGCCATCGGCGTCTTCGTGGGGTTGAAACTGGACCATTGGCTCGGCACCGATCCGTGGTTTTTCTTCATATTCATGTTCTTCGGCATTGCGGCAGGTTTCCGCAACATATTCATATTAGCGGGAAAAGAGCTGCGCGATGACGGGTCCGACAAGGATAAACGAGAGTAA
- the atpE gene encoding ATP synthase F0 subunit C, with amino-acid sequence MEFFTMCVLAAGIGMALGTLGTGIGQGLAVKSAVEGVSRNPGASGKILTTMMIGLAMIESLAIYALVVCLIILFANPYKEVALELAKAVAK; translated from the coding sequence ATGGAATTCTTTACTATGTGTGTACTCGCAGCAGGCATCGGCATGGCTCTCGGCACCCTCGGCACCGGCATCGGCCAGGGTCTCGCAGTTAAGAGCGCTGTTGAAGGCGTTTCCCGTAACCCGGGCGCTTCCGGCAAAATCCTCACCACCATGATGATCGGTCTGGCAATGATCGAGTCCCTGGCGATCTACGCCCTGGTCGTCTGCCTCATCATCCTCTTCGCCAACCCGTACAAAGAAGTTGCTCTCGAGCTGGCTAAAGCTGTCGCGAAGTAA
- a CDS encoding sulfite exporter TauE/SafE family protein: protein MTLTLLAALFVCILVVAVLYSSVGHGGASGYIALMALFALPTASIKPTALVLNILVAGIATCTYRRAGQFRWSVFWPFAVTSIPMSFVGGALQLPAIYFKPLLGAVLLFAAFRLVYREVGNPVPPSSPPQAVAAAIGMVLGFVSGLIGVGGGIFLSPLLLLFGWATPRQTAGISALFILVNSIAGLLGHVSSLGNVMPGSAWLAAAAVLGGLLGSALGSRLLPVPAILRTLSLVTFSAALKLILT from the coding sequence ATGACGCTCACCCTGCTGGCAGCGCTCTTCGTCTGCATCCTGGTGGTCGCCGTCCTCTACTCGAGCGTGGGGCACGGCGGGGCATCCGGCTACATCGCCCTCATGGCCCTTTTCGCCCTGCCGACCGCCTCCATAAAGCCGACCGCCCTGGTCCTCAACATCCTTGTCGCCGGTATCGCCACCTGCACCTATCGGCGCGCCGGGCAGTTCCGCTGGTCCGTCTTCTGGCCTTTTGCGGTGACCTCCATCCCGATGAGTTTCGTGGGAGGGGCGCTGCAACTCCCCGCGATCTACTTCAAGCCCCTGCTCGGGGCGGTGCTTCTTTTTGCCGCCTTCCGTCTGGTTTACCGAGAGGTAGGAAATCCGGTTCCCCCCTCGTCTCCACCCCAGGCGGTCGCGGCGGCGATCGGCATGGTCTTAGGTTTCGTCTCCGGGCTCATCGGCGTCGGGGGAGGGATCTTCCTGAGCCCGCTCCTGCTTTTATTCGGCTGGGCCACTCCCCGTCAGACCGCCGGCATTTCCGCGCTCTTCATCCTGGTCAATTCCATCGCCGGGCTGCTCGGTCATGTGAGCTCCTTGGGTAACGTCATGCCCGGTTCCGCCTGGCTCGCCGCGGCGGCCGTCCTGGGCGGCCTCTTGGGCTCGGCGCTCGGCAGCCGGCTCTTACCCGTGCCGGCCATCCTGAGGACCCTTTCCCTGGTCACCTTTTCGGCGGCTCTGAAGCTGATTCTGACCTAG